A stretch of the Nicotiana tabacum cultivar K326 chromosome 6, ASM71507v2, whole genome shotgun sequence genome encodes the following:
- the LOC107799643 gene encoding lysM domain-containing GPI-anchored protein 1-like, with protein sequence MTSKVLFPILLPILLLSLSYFVVAKSVFEPCNASDSCPSYLLYRLPLDSKISEIAFRFKVNVSDLLAANFIDSNQVNQILPEKSFVKIPILCSCVNGIRRFSSTHYTIGVADTLMSISELYGGLVSAEQIGIANGVDAQHPLASGQSLVIPLPCTCFNNSNNGVASVYMSYVVQSGDDLTRIAAEYGVTTGNLEIINGLGQPQIDPGDILAIPLAACSSVNLNWYNESLIIPNGSYALTANNCIKCGCRPTDLSMECSASGIVDKCSHLQCKDSNLFIGERHEKHTTFGNCNVTACIYRGHLGGKTFRSLVNSTDAKCLGNQSQRTGLSMVSPAADYISPYLGLSPSPYLAKSHTLGLNSSPAHRHSKKSLSQVLHFSLLVLELILEIFL encoded by the exons ATGACAAGCAAAGTTCTTTTTCCTATTCTACTTCCAATTCTGCTTCTCTCTCTGTCATATTTTGTGGTAGCAAAATCTGTGTTTGAACCATGTAATGCATCTGATTCATGTCCCTCTTATCTCTTGTATCGCCTTCCACTGGACTCCAAGATTTCTGAAATAGCATTCAGGTTTAAAGTCAATGTCTCTGATCTTTTAGCAGCCAATTTTATTGATTCAAATCAAGTAAACCAAATCCTACCTGAAAAATCATTTGTGAAAATACCCATTTTGTGTTCATGTGTCAATGGCATACGACGATTTTCGTCTACTCATTACACGATTGGAGTAGCTGATACATTGATGTCAATATCAGAACTGTATGGAGGACTTGTTAGTGCAGAACAAATTGGGATTGCTAATGGAGTTGATGCACAACATCCTTTAGCCAGTGGACAGAGTCTTGTGATTCCTTTGCCATGTACATGTTTcaataatagtaataatggtGTAGCCAGTGTGTACATGTCATATGTGGTACAGAGTGGAGATGACTTAACAAGAATTGCAGCAGAATATGGTGTCACAACTGGTAATTTGGAGATCATAAATGGACTTGGTCAACCTCAAATTGATCCTGGAGATATTCTGGCTATTCCTCTTGCTG CATGTTCATCAGTAAATCTGAATTGGTACAACGAAAGTCTAATAATTCCAAATGGTTCTTATGCTTTAACTGCGAACAACTGCATCAAATGTGGCTGCAGACCTACTGATCTCAG CATGGAGTGTTCAGCTTCAGGAATTGTGGATAAATGTTCACATTTACAGTGCAAAGACTCCAATCTCTTTATTGGAGAAAGGCACGAAAAGCACACAACATTTGGTAATTGCAATGTTACAGCCTGCATTTATCGTGGACATCTTGGAGGCAAAACTTTTAGAAG TTTGGTGAATTCAACTGATGCCAAGTGTTTAG GTAACCAGAGTCAACGTACAGGGTTATCGATGGTGTCTCCAGCAGCTGATTATATATCTCCTTATTTGGGATTATCTCCATCCCCATATTTAGCCAAAAGCCATACATTAGGACTCAATTCTAGTCCTGCTCATAGACATAGTAAAAAATCATTATCTCAAGTGTTACACTTTAGTTTATTGGTTTTGGAGCTTATCCTCGAAATATTcttgtaa